Proteins found in one Deinococcota bacterium genomic segment:
- a CDS encoding aldo/keto reductase — protein sequence MTEKTTEKTTEKTTEKTRRELEARALGKTGILVTRLGLGLWAAGGDEWGPVDDKASLETIEAALEGGVTFFDTADVYGQGHSEELLGRAMKGRRERFVVASKIGWTGFDGARGRSAYDTVDGLVAGVESNLRRLGTDYLDLIQSHINFREPTMEVFLEGFARLKKEGKVRAYGVSTSDFDYLGAFNHDGGCDSLQIDYSILNRTPEAEIFPYCQEHGVAVIVRGPLAMGLLTDKFDADSAFPEGDFRRRWQEVPEEREVYLDDLAKVKALRSLTNRRTMAQLALQFVLAHPAVTTVIPGAKNVSQLEQNLSVASLPPLGEEAMRKIDAVTPPGGGRKVWPA from the coding sequence ATGACGGAGAAAACGACGGAGAAAACGACGGAGAAAACGACGGAGAAAACGAGGCGCGAGCTCGAGGCGCGCGCGTTGGGCAAGACCGGCATCCTGGTGACTCGCCTCGGCCTGGGCCTCTGGGCCGCGGGCGGCGACGAGTGGGGGCCGGTGGACGACAAGGCGTCTCTGGAGACCATCGAGGCGGCGCTGGAGGGCGGCGTCACCTTTTTCGATACCGCCGACGTCTACGGCCAGGGCCACAGCGAGGAACTCCTGGGCCGGGCGATGAAGGGGCGGCGCGAAAGGTTCGTCGTCGCCAGCAAGATCGGCTGGACGGGCTTCGACGGCGCGCGGGGGCGGAGTGCCTACGACACGGTCGATGGGCTCGTCGCCGGCGTCGAGAGCAATCTGCGGCGGCTAGGGACCGATTACCTGGACCTCATCCAGAGTCACATCAACTTTCGCGAGCCGACGATGGAGGTCTTTTTGGAGGGCTTCGCGCGCCTCAAAAAGGAGGGCAAGGTGCGCGCCTACGGCGTCAGCACCAGCGACTTCGACTACCTGGGGGCCTTCAACCATGACGGTGGTTGCGACAGTTTGCAGATCGACTACAGCATCTTGAACCGCACGCCCGAAGCGGAGATTTTCCCCTACTGCCAGGAGCACGGCGTCGCCGTCATCGTGCGGGGACCCTTGGCGATGGGCCTGTTGACGGATAAATTCGACGCCGACAGCGCCTTTCCCGAGGGGGACTTCCGCAGGCGCTGGCAGGAGGTGCCCGAGGAGAGGGAGGTTTATCTGGACGATCTGGCTAAGGTGAAAGCCCTGCGCTCGCTCACGAACAGACGTACGATGGCGCAGTTGGCCCTTCAGTTCGTCCTGGCGCACCCGGCGGTGACGACGGTGATTCCGGGAGCGAAGAACGTCTCGCAGCTCGAGCAGAACCTCTCGGTCGCCTCCCTGCCGCCGCTCGGCGAGGAGGCGATGCGAAAGATCGACGCGGTGACGCCGCCGGGCGGCGGCCGCAAGGTCTGGCCGGCCTAG
- a CDS encoding MFS transporter, with amino-acid sequence MAPPGLPPDRSPAAADARRKWYILASVSTGAFLATVMATSINVATPTLVRVFATDFAVVQWVVLAYLMVSTTLLLSIGRLADMLGKKPLFVAGFVIFTLGSLLCPLSPTIYWLIGFRVVQGLGAALLTALSLAIVTETFPDEERGKAIGVSGSILSSGIVIGPTLGGFLVDALSWQWVFLVNVPIGVLGTLAALRFIPASPARGGQRFDLAGAALLFVSLIAALLALTLGQQEGFGSPRVLGLFALGILSGGLFIVTEAKVPEPMLELTLFRNTLLSIGLVTGLATFVAISGTIFLMPFYLEGVLGYPPRQVGVLMAIVPVVLVVIAPISGALSDRFGSRLITVLGLALILSGYLAVGTLDEETTALGYVLRFLPLGLGMGTFQAPNNSAIMGAVPKAYLGVAGGLLTMTRTFGATAGIAALGALWATRVALRAAQEGGPSASAAAQVAGLQDMFVAVQVMILLALLLSLWGLLAERRTPSTSA; translated from the coding sequence GTGGCGCCCCCCGGCCTACCTCCTGACCGCTCGCCCGCCGCGGCCGATGCCCGGCGCAAATGGTACATCCTGGCTTCGGTCAGCACCGGCGCGTTTCTGGCGACCGTGATGGCGACCAGCATCAACGTTGCCACACCGACCCTGGTGCGCGTCTTCGCGACCGACTTCGCGGTGGTGCAGTGGGTGGTGTTGGCCTATCTGATGGTGAGCACCACGCTGCTCCTCAGCATCGGCCGGCTGGCCGACATGCTCGGCAAAAAGCCGCTCTTCGTCGCCGGCTTCGTCATCTTCACGCTCGGCTCGCTGCTCTGCCCGCTTTCGCCCACGATCTACTGGCTGATCGGCTTCCGGGTGGTGCAGGGGCTCGGAGCGGCGCTGCTCACCGCCTTGTCGCTGGCCATCGTGACCGAAACCTTTCCCGACGAGGAGCGCGGCAAGGCCATCGGCGTGAGCGGCTCGATCTTGTCGAGCGGCATCGTCATCGGCCCGACCTTGGGGGGCTTCCTGGTCGACGCGCTCTCCTGGCAGTGGGTCTTTCTCGTCAACGTGCCCATCGGCGTACTCGGCACCTTGGCGGCCTTGCGCTTCATTCCGGCCTCGCCGGCTAGAGGCGGGCAACGCTTCGACCTTGCGGGCGCGGCGCTGCTCTTCGTCAGTTTGATAGCTGCGCTGCTGGCGCTCACCCTCGGCCAGCAGGAGGGTTTCGGCAGCCCGCGCGTGCTCGGCCTCTTCGCCCTCGGCATCCTCAGCGGCGGGCTCTTCATCGTCACAGAGGCCAAGGTGCCGGAGCCCATGCTCGAGCTGACCCTCTTCAGGAACACGCTCCTCAGCATCGGCCTCGTCACCGGGCTGGCGACCTTCGTGGCGATCTCGGGGACGATCTTCCTGATGCCCTTTTACCTCGAGGGCGTGCTCGGCTACCCGCCCCGGCAGGTCGGGGTGCTCATGGCCATCGTGCCGGTGGTCCTGGTCGTCATCGCGCCCATCTCCGGCGCGCTCTCGGACAGGTTCGGCAGCCGGCTCATCACCGTCCTCGGCCTCGCCCTCATTCTGAGCGGCTACCTCGCCGTCGGCACCCTGGACGAAGAGACCACCGCGCTCGGCTACGTCCTGCGCTTCTTGCCGCTCGGCCTGGGTATGGGCACCTTCCAGGCACCCAACAACTCCGCCATCATGGGCGCGGTGCCCAAGGCGTATCTGGGCGTCGCCGGCGGCCTCCTGACCATGACCCGCACCTTCGGCGCCACCGCGGGCATCGCCGCGCTGGGCGCCCTGTGGGCGACGCGGGTAGCGCTCAGAGCAGCACAAGAGGGCGGGCCGAGCGCCTCGGCCGCGGCCCAGGTCGCCGGCTTGCAGGACATGTTCGTGGCCGTTCAGGTGATGATCCTCTTGGCGCTGCTCTTGAGCCTCTGGGGGCTCCTGGCCGAGCGGCGCACCCCGAGCACAAGCGCCTAG
- a CDS encoding DJ-1/PfpI family protein, producing MHIGIFTEDHFDDREFIYPYYRVQEAGFEPLVIGPEVKAYRSKEGLEVEAEAAAAEVKADELAGLIVPGGYAPDRMRRHPAMLEIVRTVDAAKRPLGSICHAGWVLISARVVKGRRLTGHPSTRDDLENAGAHYHEDRIVTDGNLVTAQHYRDLPGFMAAYLEVLGRGPGQV from the coding sequence ATGCACATCGGCATCTTCACCGAAGACCACTTCGACGATCGCGAGTTCATCTATCCCTACTACCGGGTGCAGGAGGCGGGCTTCGAGCCGCTCGTCATCGGCCCGGAAGTAAAGGCCTACCGTTCGAAAGAGGGGCTCGAGGTAGAGGCCGAGGCGGCCGCCGCAGAGGTCAAGGCCGACGAGCTCGCCGGGCTCATCGTGCCCGGCGGCTACGCGCCCGACCGCATGCGCAGGCATCCGGCGATGCTCGAGATCGTGCGCACCGTCGACGCGGCGAAGCGGCCGCTGGGCAGCATCTGCCACGCGGGCTGGGTCTTGATCAGCGCCCGGGTAGTAAAGGGCCGCCGCCTCACCGGCCACCCCTCCACCCGCGACGACCTCGAGAACGCCGGCGCCCACTACCACGAGGACCGCATCGTCACCGACGGCAATCTCGTCACCGCTCAGCACTACCGGGATCTGCCCGGCTTCATGGCGGCCTACCTCGAGGTCCTGGGCAGAGGTCCTGGACAAGTGTGA
- a CDS encoding basic amino acid ABC transporter substrate-binding protein, whose translation MPKPLALLAALTLTLSLSLGLAQDLAQDLGGRVITIGSDTTYPPFEFVAEDGSTVGFDVDVMNAICERVNCLPQFQTAAWDGIFPALAAGEFDMVVSGVTITEERAQIVEFSEPYLSFTQVVVVRAGQSEIDAETLRTGNHTVAAQIGTTNEAQATDLAGEANVRSYDTFDLAFLALLNGDVDAVISDEPTAEEFVQLYAGELEISDRDLTSEELGFAFQQGSELIDPINAGLAMIREDGTLDALVEQWFSGEAAE comes from the coding sequence ATGCCCAAGCCCCTTGCGCTCCTCGCGGCGCTCACCCTGACCCTCAGCCTCAGCCTCGGCCTCGCCCAGGATCTCGCCCAGGACCTCGGCGGCCGCGTCATCACCATCGGCTCCGACACCACCTATCCGCCCTTCGAGTTCGTCGCCGAGGACGGTTCCACCGTGGGCTTCGACGTGGACGTCATGAACGCCATCTGCGAGCGGGTGAACTGCCTGCCGCAGTTTCAGACGGCGGCCTGGGACGGCATCTTTCCGGCTCTGGCCGCGGGCGAGTTCGACATGGTCGTCTCGGGCGTGACCATCACCGAGGAGCGCGCCCAGATCGTCGAGTTCAGCGAGCCCTACCTCTCCTTTACCCAGGTCGTGGTGGTGCGCGCCGGCCAGAGCGAGATCGACGCCGAGACCTTGCGCACGGGCAACCATACCGTCGCCGCCCAGATCGGCACCACCAACGAGGCGCAGGCCACCGACCTCGCCGGCGAGGCCAACGTGCGCTCCTACGACACCTTCGACCTGGCCTTTTTGGCGCTCTTGAACGGCGACGTCGACGCGGTCATCAGCGACGAGCCCACCGCCGAGGAGTTCGTGCAGCTCTACGCGGGAGAGCTCGAGATCAGCGACCGCGACCTCACCTCCGAGGAGCTCGGCTTCGCCTTCCAGCAGGGCAGCGAGCTCATCGACCCCATCAACGCGGGCCTGGCCATGATCCGTGAGGACGGGACGCTCGACGCCCTCGTCGAACAGTGGTTCAGCGGCGAGGCCGCGGAATAA
- a CDS encoding amino acid ABC transporter permease gives MKKASALGSQPAPRRKHGDKRGGVFGRLRPSYLILLVIGAASLYLFLTQPSYAQTLRFLRPGVLITAVATLSGYLGASVLGLVLAALLLLRLGRRTILTFSVLTAVLAAGSLYFFNAASQSYSLVGAEEGNLAVVAGTPRRAIDEARGTPPRPFRSFASSEAALAALAEGGATGALVPEGAAPEAQGATITLLSDADRRAGVTLAVLAVLLLLLTFGAWTSREHPLAIFAELYVDLVRGIPMLVVLIYVGFVIAPAVRDASAGVVNLPNLTRGILGLMLGYAAYLAEIFRAGIEAVPRGQSEAARSLGLTGAQTMRFVILPQALRIVIPPLGNEFIAMLKDSSLLTILSVTEITQLARQNQSRTFNTFETWNTAALLYLALTLAASSLLDRLERRSKRAER, from the coding sequence GTGAAGAAGGCAAGCGCGCTCGGGTCTCAACCCGCACCGCGGCGCAAGCACGGCGACAAGCGCGGAGGCGTCTTCGGCCGCCTGCGCCCCAGCTACCTCATCTTGCTCGTCATCGGCGCCGCCTCCCTCTACCTCTTTCTCACCCAGCCCAGCTACGCCCAGACGCTGCGCTTTTTGCGGCCCGGCGTCCTGATCACGGCCGTCGCCACCCTGTCGGGCTATCTGGGCGCCTCGGTCCTGGGCCTGGTGCTCGCCGCGCTGCTCCTCTTGAGGCTCGGCCGGCGGACCATCCTCACTTTTTCGGTTTTGACGGCGGTTCTGGCGGCCGGAAGCCTCTACTTCTTCAACGCGGCGTCTCAGAGCTACAGCCTCGTCGGCGCCGAGGAGGGCAACCTGGCGGTCGTCGCCGGCACGCCCCGGCGGGCCATCGACGAAGCCCGGGGCACGCCGCCACGGCCCTTTCGCAGCTTCGCCTCGAGCGAGGCGGCCCTGGCGGCCCTGGCCGAGGGCGGCGCGACGGGGGCGCTCGTGCCGGAGGGTGCAGCGCCGGAGGCGCAGGGAGCGACCATCACCCTGCTTTCCGACGCCGACCGTCGCGCCGGCGTGACCCTGGCGGTCCTGGCCGTCTTGCTGCTGCTCCTCACCTTCGGCGCCTGGACGAGCCGCGAGCACCCGCTGGCCATCTTCGCCGAGCTCTACGTGGACCTGGTGAGGGGCATCCCCATGCTGGTCGTGCTCATCTACGTGGGCTTCGTCATCGCGCCGGCCGTGCGCGACGCCAGCGCGGGCGTCGTCAACCTGCCCAACCTGACCCGCGGCATCTTGGGGCTCATGCTCGGCTACGCGGCCTACCTGGCCGAGATCTTTCGCGCCGGCATCGAGGCGGTTCCGAGGGGCCAGAGCGAGGCCGCCCGCAGCCTGGGCCTGACGGGCGCCCAGACCATGCGCTTCGTGATCCTGCCGCAGGCGCTGCGCATCGTCATCCCGCCGCTCGGCAACGAGTTCATCGCCATGCTCAAGGACTCGTCGCTGCTCACCATCCTCTCGGTCACCGAGATAACCCAGCTCGCCCGGCAAAACCAGTCGCGGACGTTTAACACCTTTGAGACCTGGAACACCGCCGCGCTCCTCTACCTGGCCCTGACGCTGGCCGCCTCGAGCCTCTTAGACCGCCTCGAGCGGCGCAGCAAGCGCGCGGAGCGGTAG
- the alr gene encoding alanine racemase produces the protein MPTATIDLSALSHNLGRVRQRLQPGVGVMAAVKADAYGHGSAEVARRLAAEGVAWLGVATAEEALSLRRAGVTASILVFSPVYERLEALIDHGVALTVVDESSLGSAAEAADRADRRASVHIKVDTGMGRLGKPPGDVTGLIEAADRDKRVEVQGLWTHFACADDDRPDVTRRQIGAFSELVGALERRGLDIPLKHAANSAAIFAFPEAQFDLVRPGIALYGYHSSPFIAGLEAALRPVMTLTAPVTFVKRVRAGAAISYGALWHAPQATTVATVRIGYADGYPRALSGKARVGVHGRLCPVAGRICMDQLMVDVGDLGVRVGDRVTLLGGAGPSAEDLGELAGTISYELLTGLGARVRRIYQRA, from the coding sequence GTGCCGACGGCGACCATCGACCTCTCCGCGCTCAGCCACAACCTGGGGCGGGTTCGCCAACGCCTCCAGCCCGGGGTCGGCGTCATGGCCGCCGTCAAAGCCGACGCCTACGGCCACGGCAGCGCCGAGGTGGCGCGGCGGCTCGCGGCCGAGGGGGTCGCCTGGCTCGGCGTGGCGACGGCCGAGGAGGCGCTCTCCCTGCGCCGCGCCGGCGTCACGGCGTCCATCCTCGTCTTCAGCCCGGTCTATGAGCGGCTCGAGGCGCTCATAGACCACGGCGTCGCCCTCACGGTGGTGGACGAGAGCAGCCTGGGCAGCGCGGCTGAAGCCGCCGACCGGGCGGACCGGCGGGCAAGCGTCCACATCAAGGTAGATACCGGCATGGGCCGTCTGGGCAAGCCCCCCGGCGACGTTACCGGACTCATCGAGGCCGCCGACCGCGACAAGAGGGTGGAGGTCCAGGGCTTGTGGACGCACTTCGCCTGCGCCGACGACGACAGGCCGGACGTCACGCGCCGGCAGATCGGGGCGTTCAGCGAGCTGGTAGGGGCGCTCGAGCGCCGTGGCCTTGACATCCCCCTCAAGCACGCCGCCAACTCCGCGGCCATCTTCGCCTTTCCCGAGGCGCAGTTCGACCTGGTGCGGCCGGGCATCGCCCTCTACGGTTATCACTCGAGCCCCTTCATCGCCGGGCTCGAGGCCGCGCTCCGTCCCGTCATGACGCTGACGGCGCCCGTCACCTTCGTCAAGAGGGTGAGGGCGGGCGCGGCCATCTCCTACGGCGCGCTCTGGCACGCGCCCCAAGCCACCACCGTCGCCACCGTCCGCATCGGCTACGCCGATGGCTACCCAAGAGCCTTGAGCGGCAAGGCTCGAGTCGGCGTCCACGGCCGTCTCTGCCCGGTCGCGGGCCGGATCTGCATGGACCAGCTCATGGTGGACGTAGGCGACTTAGGCGTGCGGGTAGGCGACCGGGTCACACTCCTGGGCGGGGCGGGGCCGAGCGCCGAGGACCTGGGAGAGCTCGCCGGGACCATCTCCTATGAGCTTCTGACCGGCCTAGGGGCGCGGGTGAGGCGCATCTACCAGCGCGCTTGA
- a CDS encoding carbohydrate ABC transporter permease: MGRSGQRLQILLAHLLLLGYTALALFPVLLIVINSLKSRRAIFGSPYALPNRETFDPVGYHTVLSNARFDLYFLNSLIVTLGSLFIILLVSSMAAHALAEYEFFGNTFMSLYLALGIMIPIRLATVSLLRLMVDLNLAGTLWSLILVYAAQGIPLAVFILTLFMQGVPRDLKDAARIDGASEYRIYTLVLPLIRPALGTVAVFNMIPIWNDLWFPLILAPAERTKTVILGAQVFLGQYVNDWNAVLASLTLAMVPVVVLYVVFSRQLIRGLTSGAVK, from the coding sequence GTGGGAAGGTCAGGCCAGCGTCTCCAGATCCTGCTCGCCCACCTCCTGCTCTTGGGCTACACGGCCCTGGCGCTCTTCCCGGTGCTGCTCATCGTCATCAACTCCCTCAAGAGCCGCCGGGCCATCTTTGGCAGCCCTTACGCCCTGCCCAACCGTGAGACCTTCGACCCGGTGGGCTACCACACCGTCCTCAGCAACGCCCGCTTCGACCTCTACTTTTTGAACAGCCTGATCGTCACGCTCGGCTCGCTCTTCATCATTCTGCTGGTCTCCTCGATGGCCGCCCACGCGCTGGCCGAGTACGAGTTTTTCGGCAACACCTTCATGTCGCTCTACCTGGCGCTCGGCATCATGATCCCGATTCGCCTGGCCACGGTGAGCCTGCTCAGGCTGATGGTCGATCTCAACCTCGCGGGGACGCTGTGGTCCTTGATCCTGGTCTACGCCGCCCAGGGCATTCCCCTCGCCGTCTTTATCCTGACGCTCTTCATGCAGGGGGTGCCGCGCGACCTCAAGGACGCCGCGCGCATCGACGGCGCCAGCGAGTACCGCATCTACACGCTGGTCCTGCCGCTGATCCGGCCCGCCCTCGGCACCGTCGCGGTCTTCAACATGATCCCCATCTGGAACGACCTGTGGTTCCCGCTCATCTTAGCGCCCGCCGAGAGGACCAAGACCGTCATCCTCGGCGCCCAAGTCTTCCTGGGCCAGTACGTCAACGACTGGAACGCTGTCCTGGCCTCGCTGACCTTGGCGATGGTGCCGGTGGTGGTTCTCTACGTCGTCTTCTCGAGGCAGCTCATCCGCGGGCTGACCTCGGGCGCCGTCAAGTGA
- a CDS encoding Gfo/Idh/MocA family oxidoreductase, giving the protein MRLGIMSFAHLHAEGYLGNLGRVPGVEVIGFSDTDQARGRHFSEVFGVRWFQRHEDLLAEGLDGAIVCSENARRRELVAMAAAAGAHVLCEKPIEVTLEAAEAMGEVCRRHGVHFMTAFPMRFDPSVRIVKALLARGELGELYGVNGVNHSETPRHQRAWFAQKDLAGGGAVMDHTVHLVDLLRWYLNCEVAEVYAEVGNPFCPGEVDVDTAGLVTLTFENGVFASIDCSWSRPTSYPRWGHLKMELVGERGAVSLDALAQAITAYSGRLPRNPTWLNWGSDANQAMLEEFVASIREGCEPAVTWRDGYEALRVALACYESAEREQPVVLRRA; this is encoded by the coding sequence ATGCGCCTCGGCATCATGAGCTTTGCCCACCTCCACGCCGAGGGCTATCTCGGCAACCTTGGCAGGGTTCCCGGCGTGGAGGTCATCGGTTTTTCCGACACCGATCAGGCGCGTGGCCGGCACTTCTCCGAGGTGTTCGGGGTGCGCTGGTTCCAGAGGCACGAGGATCTGCTGGCCGAAGGGCTCGACGGGGCTATCGTCTGCTCGGAGAATGCCCGCCGCCGCGAGCTCGTCGCTATGGCGGCAGCGGCGGGTGCTCACGTCCTCTGCGAGAAGCCCATCGAGGTCACGCTCGAGGCTGCCGAGGCGATGGGTGAGGTTTGTCGGCGGCACGGCGTGCACTTCATGACCGCTTTCCCGATGCGCTTCGACCCGTCCGTCCGCATTGTCAAGGCGTTGCTGGCGCGCGGCGAGTTGGGCGAACTCTACGGCGTGAACGGGGTCAACCACAGCGAGACCCCGCGACATCAGCGCGCCTGGTTCGCCCAGAAGGATCTGGCCGGAGGCGGCGCGGTGATGGACCACACCGTGCACCTGGTGGACCTCTTGCGCTGGTATTTGAACTGCGAAGTCGCCGAAGTCTACGCCGAGGTGGGTAACCCCTTCTGCCCCGGCGAGGTGGACGTGGACACCGCCGGGCTGGTGACGCTGACCTTCGAGAACGGCGTCTTTGCCAGCATCGACTGCTCCTGGAGCCGCCCGACGAGCTATCCGCGCTGGGGACATCTCAAGATGGAGCTGGTGGGGGAGAGGGGAGCGGTGAGCTTGGACGCTCTTGCCCAGGCCATCACCGCCTACTCGGGGAGGCTGCCCCGCAATCCGACTTGGCTCAATTGGGGTTCGGACGCCAACCAGGCGATGCTCGAGGAGTTCGTCGCCAGCATTCGTGAAGGGTGCGAACCAGCGGTGACTTGGCGTGATGGTTATGAAGCCTTGCGGGTGGCGCTGGCCTGTTACGAGTCGGCGGAGCGTGAGCAGCCCGTTGTGTTGAGGCGTGCGTGA
- a CDS encoding Gfo/Idh/MocA family oxidoreductase has product MRVGIVGAGAMGRAHLAAWRQTGAEVAGIVAEHLPAAARLAEPYGLRAYEGYEELLAEVDVIDLCVPTDLHRDMTLQAAEAGRHVVCEKPIALTLGDGRAMIAACERAGVRLFVAMVLRFFPQYRAAAEAVRAGQVGALGVVRLKRVSYAPRQGETSWFADESRSGGMLLDLMVHDFDYALSLAGRAKRVYAKSVRALRPDAPGDYALVTLRFESGAMALVEGGWAYPPGVFRTGFDLAGTDGVLEWDSDSTETVHSYLLPSGPDKVAAVGLPLSALAEDPYTTEIKHVHDAFVHDKPFAVTPEEALAALELALAARESLRTGRSVTLGGR; this is encoded by the coding sequence GTGCGAGTGGGAATCGTCGGAGCGGGGGCGATGGGCCGGGCGCATCTGGCGGCTTGGCGGCAGACGGGGGCCGAGGTGGCCGGCATCGTCGCCGAGCATCTTCCGGCAGCGGCGCGGCTGGCGGAGCCCTATGGGCTGCGCGCTTACGAGGGCTATGAGGAGCTGCTGGCGGAGGTGGACGTGATCGACCTCTGTGTGCCGACCGACCTGCACCGCGACATGACCTTGCAGGCTGCCGAAGCGGGCAGGCACGTCGTCTGCGAGAAGCCCATCGCGCTCACGCTGGGGGACGGCCGGGCCATGATAGCGGCCTGCGAGAGGGCCGGCGTGCGCCTCTTCGTCGCCATGGTCCTGCGCTTTTTCCCGCAGTACCGCGCCGCCGCCGAGGCGGTCCGGGCGGGCCAGGTGGGCGCGCTCGGCGTGGTGAGGCTCAAGCGCGTCTCCTACGCGCCCAGGCAGGGCGAGACGAGTTGGTTTGCCGACGAGAGCCGCTCGGGAGGGATGCTCCTCGACCTCATGGTCCATGACTTCGACTACGCGCTCTCTCTGGCCGGGCGGGCAAAGCGGGTCTACGCCAAGTCGGTGCGGGCGCTGCGGCCGGACGCGCCCGGCGACTACGCGCTCGTCACCCTGCGCTTCGAGAGCGGCGCGATGGCCCTCGTCGAGGGTGGCTGGGCCTATCCACCCGGCGTTTTCCGCACCGGCTTCGACCTCGCCGGCACGGACGGGGTGCTCGAGTGGGATTCGGACAGCACCGAGACGGTCCACTCCTACCTGCTGCCGAGCGGCCCCGACAAGGTGGCAGCGGTGGGCCTGCCGCTCTCGGCCTTGGCCGAAGACCCCTACACCACCGAAATCAAGCACGTCCATGACGCGTTTGTCCACGACAAGCCCTTCGCGGTGACGCCGGAGGAGGCACTGGCCGCGCTCGAGCTCGCCTTGGCCGCGCGGGAGTCCTTGAGGACCGGGCGCAGCGTGACCCTGGGAGGCCGGTGA
- a CDS encoding hemolysin family protein produces the protein MLPLGLAQTAGAGGQISLGQVGLLVVLLFLSATLSGSETALTAVGRWKIRQIREEGKDPSGVFALLEKDPTRFITTLLIGNNLVNIAATALVTQITLGVAARYGTTEAVALAYATGIMTFLLLVFGEITPKSFAVHHAVAVARFVIRPVYGLSVVLYPLGKVFTFIASSFLRLFRLEPANSPLITENELRLMLQSAEESGVIEAQEQEMIRGVIDLEETSVREVMVPRVDIVAISEEANLGDLLTVVTEHGYSRVPIYRGTVDDVRGIVFARDLLAFLTRKESLTETRVAELAAPPQYVPETMNVMSLLREMRLRKNHMAIVVDEFGGTAGLVTLEDIIEEITGEIYDETDEEEAEEIISLGDGCYRIRSQTHLETVGSELKVAFDDEGEYDTLAGFLYSRFGYIPQPGETISYEDYRFEVEEADERRILSVLVAPVTLTPAEVPENSTVDG, from the coding sequence TTGCTCCCTCTCGGTCTGGCCCAAACCGCCGGCGCGGGCGGGCAAATTTCTTTGGGTCAGGTAGGCCTGCTCGTCGTCCTCCTGTTCTTGTCGGCGACCTTGTCCGGCTCCGAGACCGCCCTGACCGCGGTCGGCCGCTGGAAGATCCGCCAGATCCGCGAGGAGGGCAAGGACCCTAGCGGCGTCTTCGCGCTGCTCGAGAAGGACCCCACCCGCTTTATCACCACCTTGCTGATCGGCAACAATCTGGTCAATATCGCCGCGACCGCGCTCGTCACCCAGATCACTCTGGGCGTCGCCGCACGCTACGGCACCACCGAGGCGGTGGCGCTCGCCTACGCTACCGGCATCATGACCTTTTTGCTGCTCGTCTTCGGCGAGATCACGCCCAAGTCCTTCGCGGTTCATCACGCCGTAGCGGTGGCGCGCTTCGTCATCCGGCCCGTCTACGGGCTCTCGGTGGTGCTCTACCCGCTCGGCAAGGTCTTTACCTTTATCGCCAGCAGCTTCTTGAGGCTCTTTCGTCTGGAGCCCGCCAATTCGCCCTTGATCACCGAAAACGAGCTGAGGCTGATGCTGCAGAGCGCCGAGGAGTCGGGCGTCATCGAGGCGCAGGAGCAGGAGATGATCCGCGGCGTGATCGACTTGGAGGAGACGAGCGTCCGCGAGGTCATGGTGCCGCGGGTCGATATCGTGGCGATCTCCGAGGAGGCCAATCTGGGCGACCTGCTGACGGTGGTGACCGAGCACGGCTACAGCCGCGTGCCCATCTACCGGGGCACCGTGGACGACGTGCGCGGCATCGTCTTCGCCCGCGACCTCTTGGCCTTCTTGACGCGCAAGGAGAGCCTGACCGAGACGCGCGTGGCCGAGCTCGCCGCGCCGCCGCAGTACGTGCCCGAGACCATGAACGTGATGAGCCTCCTGCGCGAGATGCGCCTCAGAAAAAATCACATGGCCATCGTGGTGGACGAGTTCGGCGGCACCGCCGGGCTGGTCACCTTGGAGGACATCATCGAGGAGATAACCGGCGAGATCTACGACGAGACCGACGAGGAAGAGGCCGAGGAGATCATCTCCTTGGGGGACGGCTGCTACCGCATCCGCTCGCAGACGCACCTGGAGACCGTCGGCAGCGAGCTCAAGGTCGCCTTTGACGACGAGGGCGAGTACGACACCCTGGCGGGCTTTCTCTACAGCCGCTTCGGCTACATCCCGCAGCCCGGCGAGACCATCAGCTATGAGGACTACCGCTTCGAGGTCGAGGAGGCCGACGAGCGCCGCATCCTCTCGGTCCTGGTGGCGCCCGTCACCCTGACCCCCGCAGAGGTGCCCGAAAACAGCACCGTGGACGGCTGA